A stretch of Faecalibacterium duncaniae DNA encodes these proteins:
- a CDS encoding hydratase: MLESIKCSASGAYYLRGQWVPADAQAPAALAAAGVTAEQAGQAYKGTMAYGILTAHNTSGNDRDLRIKFDAMASHDITFVGIIQTARASGLEKFPIPYVLTNCHNSLCAVGGTINEDDHRFGLSAAKKYGGIFVPPHMAVIHQYMRERFAGCGKMILGSDSHTRYGALGTMAIGEGGGELAKQLLGRTYDVARPGVVAICLTGALPAGCGPHDVAIALVGELFKSGYVKNKVMEFVGPGIASLRQDTRNAIDAMTTETTCLSSIWETDEKTRQFLTVHGRAGDYKPLHPAELAYYDGVVSVDLSKIRPMIALPMHPSNAFPIEELNANLKDILHECEENVQKLVGRSDVKLDLCSKIENGRLRVDQGVIAGCAGGLFDSIYEAASILKGHTGGCGDYALSVYPGSQPIMMELNRTGVLTDLMASGATIRTAFCGPCFGAGDVPANGALSIRHTTRNFPSREGSKPGSGQLAGVALMDARSIAATTANGGILTPATEVDYDPTVPEYHYDPSSYEARVYQGFGHGDYDALLKLGPNIKDWPEIAPLGDNLLLKVASYITDPVTTTDELIPSGETSSYRSNPLGLAEFTLSRKDPAYVGRAKAVQAEEAARRAGQGDAALLAKIRAVPGCEALTWDDVQLASTIFAVKPGDGSAREQAASCQRVLGAGANIVNEYATKRYRSNLINWGMLPFQLNGAAPFGLGDYILIPHVREALKGDLQNIPAYVLGEEVKPFALYMAPLTSDEREILADGCLINYYKH, from the coding sequence ATGTTGGAATCGATCAAATGCAGCGCCTCGGGTGCATACTACCTGCGGGGGCAGTGGGTGCCTGCCGACGCGCAGGCTCCTGCGGCACTGGCAGCCGCAGGCGTGACTGCGGAGCAGGCCGGCCAGGCCTACAAGGGCACCATGGCCTACGGCATCCTCACCGCCCACAACACCAGCGGTAATGACCGGGATCTCCGGATCAAGTTCGATGCCATGGCAAGCCACGACATCACCTTTGTGGGCATCATCCAGACGGCCCGCGCCTCGGGGCTGGAAAAGTTCCCCATCCCCTATGTGCTGACCAACTGCCACAACAGCCTGTGCGCCGTGGGCGGCACCATCAACGAGGATGACCACCGCTTCGGCCTGTCCGCTGCCAAAAAGTACGGCGGCATCTTTGTGCCGCCCCACATGGCGGTCATCCACCAGTACATGCGTGAGCGCTTTGCGGGCTGCGGCAAAATGATCCTTGGCTCCGATTCCCACACCCGCTACGGCGCGCTGGGCACCATGGCCATCGGCGAGGGCGGCGGCGAGCTGGCAAAGCAGCTGCTGGGCCGCACCTACGATGTGGCCCGCCCCGGCGTGGTGGCCATCTGCCTGACCGGCGCTCTGCCCGCAGGCTGCGGCCCCCACGATGTGGCCATTGCACTGGTGGGTGAGCTGTTCAAGAGCGGCTATGTCAAGAACAAGGTCATGGAGTTTGTGGGCCCCGGCATCGCCTCCCTGCGGCAGGACACCCGCAACGCCATTGATGCCATGACCACCGAGACCACCTGCCTTTCCTCCATCTGGGAGACCGATGAAAAGACCCGGCAGTTCCTCACGGTCCATGGCAGGGCAGGGGACTACAAGCCCCTGCACCCGGCAGAGCTGGCCTATTACGACGGCGTGGTGAGCGTGGACCTTTCCAAGATCCGGCCCATGATCGCCCTGCCCATGCACCCCTCCAACGCCTTTCCCATTGAGGAGCTGAACGCCAACCTCAAGGACATCCTCCACGAATGCGAGGAGAACGTCCAGAAGCTGGTGGGCCGTTCTGACGTGAAGCTGGATCTGTGCAGCAAGATCGAAAACGGCAGGCTCCGGGTGGATCAGGGAGTCATCGCGGGCTGCGCGGGCGGCCTGTTCGACAGCATCTACGAGGCCGCTTCCATCCTCAAGGGCCATACCGGCGGCTGCGGGGATTACGCCCTCAGCGTTTACCCCGGCAGCCAGCCCATTATGATGGAGCTGAACCGCACCGGCGTGCTCACTGACCTGATGGCCAGCGGTGCCACCATCCGCACGGCCTTCTGCGGCCCCTGCTTCGGCGCGGGCGATGTGCCCGCCAACGGGGCGCTGTCCATCCGCCACACCACCCGCAACTTCCCCAGCCGCGAGGGCTCCAAGCCCGGCAGCGGCCAGCTGGCAGGCGTGGCCCTGATGGATGCCCGCAGCATTGCCGCCACCACGGCAAACGGCGGCATCCTGACCCCCGCAACGGAGGTGGATTACGACCCCACCGTGCCCGAATACCACTACGATCCCTCCAGCTACGAGGCCCGGGTGTATCAGGGCTTTGGCCACGGCGATTACGATGCCCTGCTCAAGCTGGGCCCCAACATCAAGGACTGGCCCGAGATCGCCCCGCTGGGCGACAACCTGCTGCTGAAGGTGGCCTCCTACATCACCGACCCCGTCACCACCACGGACGAGCTCATCCCCTCGGGTGAGACCTCTTCCTACCGCTCCAACCCCCTGGGTCTGGCTGAGTTCACCCTCAGCCGCAAGGACCCCGCCTATGTGGGGCGCGCCAAGGCCGTGCAGGCCGAGGAAGCCGCCCGCCGGGCCGGGCAGGGGGATGCCGCCCTGCTGGCAAAGATCCGCGCCGTGCCCGGCTGCGAGGCCCTGACCTGGGACGATGTGCAGCTGGCCTCCACCATTTTTGCCGTCAAGCCCGGCGACGGCTCTGCCCGTGAGCAGGCCGCCAGCTGCCAGCGCGTGCTGGGGGCCGGGGCCAACATCGTCAACGAGTACGCCACCAAGCGTTACCGCTCCAACCTCATCAACTGGGGCATGCTGCCCTTCCAGCTCAACGGTGCGGCTCCCTTCGGCCTAGGGGATTACATCCTCATCCCCCATGTCCGGGAAGCCCTCAAAGGCGATCTGCAGAACATCCCTGCCTATGTGCTGGGTGAGGAAGTGAAGCCCTTCGCCCTCTATATGGCACCGCTGACCTCCGATGAGCGGGAGATTTTGGCAGACGGGTGTTTGATCAATTATTATAAGCATTAA
- a CDS encoding PHP domain-containing protein: MPGDLHNHTTYSDGSVPVARLPLMAARVGLDAMAISDHDTLRSVQYAYDHPVQDGVKLIPATELTGYDYERQHRVHLLAYWPDPESEALRRHCDIMRQRRNECCLQSARELEAIFPQFRTEQALEYARDSGVLYKSGIMQALRELGLADSIYGERYHELFGWNPRGRVLHSPEYIPVREVLATARAAGAVVVFAHPTVYKSMPLLRELVREGMVDGIEIDHPSNSPEDKAECAALCGQYHLIHTGGTDFHGANHKKVYPVGTCTTPDDQIARIEELARKRRR; encoded by the coding sequence ATGCCCGGCGATCTACACAACCACACCACCTATTCCGACGGTTCCGTGCCCGTGGCCCGGCTGCCCCTGATGGCAGCCCGGGTGGGGCTGGATGCTATGGCCATCTCTGACCACGACACACTGCGCAGCGTGCAGTATGCCTACGACCACCCGGTGCAGGATGGGGTAAAGCTCATCCCGGCCACCGAGCTCACTGGCTACGATTACGAGCGCCAGCACCGGGTCCACCTGCTGGCCTACTGGCCTGACCCCGAGAGCGAGGCCCTGCGCCGCCACTGCGATATCATGCGCCAGCGCCGCAACGAGTGCTGTTTGCAGAGCGCCCGGGAGCTGGAAGCCATCTTCCCCCAGTTCCGCACCGAGCAGGCGCTGGAATACGCCAGAGACAGCGGCGTGCTCTATAAGAGCGGCATCATGCAGGCGCTGCGGGAGCTGGGCCTTGCCGACAGCATCTACGGCGAGCGCTACCATGAGCTGTTCGGCTGGAACCCGCGGGGCAGGGTGCTCCACTCGCCCGAGTATATCCCGGTGCGGGAGGTGCTGGCCACAGCCAGAGCCGCCGGTGCCGTGGTGGTGTTCGCCCACCCCACCGTGTACAAGAGTATGCCCCTGCTCCGGGAACTGGTCAGGGAGGGGATGGTGGACGGCATCGAGATCGACCACCCCAGCAACAGCCCCGAGGACAAGGCCGAGTGTGCCGCCCTCTGTGGGCAGTATCACCTCATCCACACCGGCGGCACCGACTTCCACGGGGCCAACCACAAAAAGGTCTACCCCGTGGGCACCTGCACCACTCCCGATGACCAGATCGCGCGGATCGAGGAGCTGGCCCGGAAGCGCAGACGGTGA
- a CDS encoding TIGR03905 family TSCPD domain-containing protein, with protein MSKSFSFPNVGTCSKQTNIVLNDDHTIESVEVIGGCNGNLKGISRLLKGMKAEDAIARMEGTTCGPRPTSCPDQIAKNLKKALAEM; from the coding sequence ATGAGCAAATCTTTCAGCTTCCCCAATGTGGGCACCTGTTCCAAGCAGACCAACATCGTGCTGAACGATGACCACACCATCGAGTCCGTTGAGGTCATCGGCGGCTGCAACGGCAACCTCAAGGGCATCAGCCGCCTGCTCAAGGGCATGAAGGCTGAGGATGCCATCGCCCGCATGGAGGGTACCACCTGCGGCCCCCGCCCCACCAGCTGCCCCGACCAGATCGCTAAGAACCTGAAAAAGGCTCTGGCAGAGATGTAA
- a CDS encoding ATP-dependent Clp protease ATP-binding subunit, which yields MSIWEAFGMGRHKGFSREAGLLLDEAVELAGSMGCARADTGHLLLAMLQTDRGPAGRFLAGKNITEPAVRRQLAEGRTSPARQLDRKALAPDLRRAMDYALIGAQNAHLPKAEPEHLLCAMLEDTDCAAGVLLASMGVQLAEAVRECRQISGQFILPGTPRASAMPRGSRASDKYCRDLTRRAVDGELDPVFCRDAELDRMVEILCRRQKNNPCLVGEPGVGKTALAEGLAQRIASRNVPRMLQGRRLLALDMASLVAGTKYRGDFEERFKTLLEELVRDGSAILFVDEFHTIVGAGAAEGAIDAASILKPVLARGELQLIGATTDQEFRTHIQKDAALERRFGRVQIEEPTPAQAAAILEGLAPRYERYHSVHLPPETLREAVELSVRYLPGRFLPDKAIDLVDEACAAARIRAEREGKADPTLTREDIARVVAQASGVPVERVGEKERERLDKLESRLNAEIVGQQKAVAAVAGAIRRSRTGLGEPGRPMGAMLFLGPTGVGKTALAKALAASWFGSEKALLKFDMSEYQEQHTTARLLGAPPGYLGHDEGGQLTEAVRRRPYSVVLFDEIEKAHPDIQNILLQILEDGQLTDAMGRKADFRNTIVLLTSNLGARFLAGQSAPLGFAAGSEAVFEKQSAQAIEEAKKWFRPELVGRLDELIVFRPLAEDSLCAIAEKLLGQLEARAARNGYQLTHTPRVGAVLAARARSPYGARELRRQVDRAVEQALANQIASGTAHTGQHWTADCTVDGAIVLEEGKVVEQTIG from the coding sequence ATGAGCATTTGGGAAGCATTCGGCATGGGCAGACACAAGGGGTTTTCGCGGGAGGCAGGGCTGCTGCTGGACGAAGCCGTGGAGCTTGCGGGCAGCATGGGCTGTGCCCGGGCGGATACCGGGCACCTGCTGCTTGCCATGCTGCAGACCGACCGCGGCCCGGCGGGGCGGTTTCTGGCGGGCAAGAACATCACCGAGCCCGCCGTGCGCCGTCAGCTGGCCGAGGGCCGCACCAGCCCGGCCCGCCAGCTGGACAGAAAGGCGCTGGCCCCAGACCTGCGCCGGGCCATGGATTATGCCCTCATCGGGGCACAGAACGCCCACCTGCCCAAGGCGGAACCGGAGCACCTGCTCTGTGCCATGCTGGAGGATACCGACTGCGCGGCGGGGGTGCTGCTGGCCTCCATGGGGGTGCAGCTGGCCGAGGCCGTGCGGGAGTGCCGCCAGATCTCGGGGCAGTTCATCCTGCCCGGCACGCCCCGGGCCAGCGCCATGCCCCGGGGCAGCCGCGCCAGCGATAAGTATTGCCGCGACCTGACCCGCCGCGCGGTGGACGGCGAGCTGGACCCGGTGTTCTGCCGGGATGCGGAGCTGGACCGGATGGTGGAGATCCTGTGCCGCCGCCAGAAGAACAACCCCTGTCTGGTGGGGGAGCCGGGCGTGGGCAAAACGGCCCTTGCCGAGGGCCTTGCCCAGCGCATCGCCAGCCGGAATGTGCCCCGGATGCTGCAGGGGCGGCGGCTGCTGGCGCTGGATATGGCCAGCCTTGTGGCGGGCACCAAGTACCGGGGCGACTTTGAGGAGCGGTTCAAGACCCTTCTGGAGGAGCTTGTGCGGGACGGCAGCGCCATCCTGTTTGTGGACGAGTTCCACACCATCGTGGGAGCCGGCGCGGCAGAGGGGGCCATTGATGCCGCCAGCATCCTGAAGCCCGTGCTGGCCCGGGGGGAGCTGCAGCTCATCGGGGCCACCACCGATCAGGAGTTCCGCACCCATATCCAGAAGGATGCCGCACTGGAGCGCCGCTTTGGCCGGGTGCAGATCGAGGAGCCCACCCCGGCGCAGGCTGCGGCGATCCTGGAGGGCCTTGCCCCCCGCTACGAGCGCTACCACAGCGTGCATCTGCCGCCCGAGACGCTGCGGGAGGCCGTGGAGCTCTCGGTGCGGTACCTGCCGGGGCGCTTCCTGCCCGATAAGGCCATCGACCTTGTGGACGAGGCCTGTGCCGCTGCCCGCATCCGCGCTGAGCGGGAGGGAAAAGCAGATCCCACCCTCACCCGGGAGGACATTGCCCGGGTGGTGGCGCAGGCCAGCGGCGTGCCCGTGGAGCGGGTGGGGGAGAAGGAGCGGGAACGGCTGGACAAGCTGGAATCCCGCCTCAACGCCGAGATCGTGGGCCAGCAGAAGGCCGTGGCGGCGGTGGCCGGGGCCATCCGGCGCAGTCGCACCGGGCTGGGGGAGCCGGGCCGCCCCATGGGGGCCATGCTCTTTCTGGGGCCCACCGGCGTGGGCAAGACCGCCCTTGCCAAGGCCCTTGCCGCCAGCTGGTTCGGCAGCGAGAAGGCCCTGCTCAAGTTCGATATGTCGGAGTATCAGGAGCAGCACACCACGGCCCGCCTGCTGGGCGCGCCCCCGGGCTACCTTGGCCACGATGAGGGCGGTCAGCTCACCGAAGCCGTCCGCCGCCGCCCGTACAGCGTGGTGCTCTTTGACGAGATCGAAAAGGCCCACCCGGACATCCAGAATATCCTGCTGCAGATCCTGGAGGACGGCCAGCTCACCGATGCCATGGGCCGCAAGGCCGATTTCCGCAATACCATCGTCCTGCTCACCTCCAACCTGGGGGCACGCTTTCTGGCCGGGCAGAGCGCCCCGCTGGGTTTTGCAGCGGGCAGCGAGGCCGTGTTCGAGAAGCAGTCGGCCCAGGCCATTGAGGAAGCCAAGAAGTGGTTCCGGCCCGAGCTGGTGGGGCGGCTGGATGAGCTCATCGTGTTCCGTCCCCTTGCAGAGGACAGCCTGTGTGCCATCGCCGAGAAGCTGCTGGGCCAGCTGGAAGCCCGTGCCGCCCGCAATGGGTATCAGCTGACCCATACGCCCCGGGTGGGGGCAGTGCTGGCCGCAAGGGCGCGCTCGCCCTATGGGGCCCGGGAGCTGCGGCGGCAGGTGGACCGCGCCGTGGAACAGGCCCTCGCCAACCAGATCGCCTCCGGCACGGCCCACACCGGCCAGCACTGGACCGCCGACTGCACGGTGGATGGGGCAATCGTGTTGGAAGAGGGGAAAGTAGTAGAGCAAACCATCGGCTAA